A DNA window from Camelina sativa cultivar DH55 chromosome 13, Cs, whole genome shotgun sequence contains the following coding sequences:
- the LOC104734198 gene encoding uncharacterized protein LOC104734198, with protein sequence MVYVSKACSKRIIYNSLGYKFFVCLANVICEDLPDDIYSFSISASGKRCVLETEMRQTGGVDYRCRSSEVDVDGTMANYIETDECVNACGVDRRSLGISSDALLDPGFAVKLCTPECLEDCPNIADLYSILVAAEGSHLPDLCAARRNNPHRSMFEILSSGEALGTFSEELSEAPTDAPAFSPIGI encoded by the exons atGGTTTATGTTTCAAAAGCTT GTTCTAAAcgaataatatataattcattaggttataaattttttgtttgtttagccaATGTAATATGCGAGGATTTGCCGGACGACATATACTCGTTCTCAATATCGGCCTCGGGAAAACGATGTGTACTAGAGACGGAGATGAGGCAGACCGGTGGGGTAGATTATCGGTGCCGGAGTTCTGAGGTCGACGTTGATGGTACGATGGCTAATTACATCGAGACCGATGAATGTGTCAATGCATGCGGTGTGGATAGGAGATCCCTTGGGATTTCATCGGATGCTCTTCTCGACCCTGGCTTTGCCGTCAAGCTTTGCACTCCTGAATGTCTGGAAGACTGCCCTAACATTGCTGATCTCTACTCTATTCTTGTCGCTGCCGAAG GTTCACATTTGCCTGATTTGTGTGCGGCGAGACGGAACAACCCTCACCGGTCAATGTTTGAGATCCTTAGCTCAGGAGAAGCTCTTGGTACGTTTTCAGAAGAGCTATCGGAGGCCCCTACGGATGCGCCAGCTTTTAGCCCCATTGGTATATGA
- the LOC104734199 gene encoding uncharacterized protein LOC104734199: MHRERDGSNNYDLDYNPQHHIQDIDPKPHMAPYFPIILSYHPHLSLSLSLSLSLSLSLSLNRPFSLCYLVLSPPQSLSLKMKTSSSSFVFLLVVIILSSSVLASSEIKLGLEDYNFPVDPSPTTKASIKPGPIEHGSPLNPYIPKPPSSSPPPQAQGGG; this comes from the exons AtgcatagagagagagatggtagCAATAACTATGATCTCGATTATAACCCACAACATCACATTCAAGACATAGACCCAAAACCCCACATGGCTCCTTATTTCCCAATAATACTATCCTATCAtccacatctctctctctctctctctctctctctctctctctctctctctctctctttaaatagacctttctctctttgttaccttgttctttctcctcctcaatctctctctttaaagATGAAGACATCATCATCAAGCTTTGTCTTCCTTTTGGTTGTAATCATCCTAAGCTCCTCAGTGCTAGCTTCTTCTG AAATTAAGCTGGGTTTGGAGGATTACAATTTCCCGGTGGATCCATCTCCAACCACAAAAGCTTCGATCAAACCAGGTCCTATTGAACACGGAAGCCCTCTCAATCCTTACATTCCAaaacctccttcttcttctcctcctccacaagCTCAAGGCGGTGGATAA
- the LOC104734202 gene encoding E3 ubiquitin-protein ligase MARCH1-like — MSSFQNSHIDLEIISGDRHYRRSDVSGGEDSSSCDYDYDFHSAVRSFCGEFEIADDDLGGDETYSDSEASRSAGGSPEKDCRICHLGLESNRHECGDPMILGCSCKDDLGYVHKQCADTWFKIKGNKTCEICRCIAQNFSKVANEIDQTLTTVETNVDDVEAGNISTVVATSDSDDRRFWRGNRFLNFLLTCMVCAFVISWFFHFNLPSQQ, encoded by the exons ATGTCATCTTTCCAAAACTCCCACATTGATTTGGAAATTATTTCCGGCGACCGTCATTACCGTCGAAGTGACGTCAGCGGAGGAGAAGATAGTTCTTCTTGTGATTACGACTACGATTTCCACTCGGCTGTTCGTAGTTTTTGCGGCGAGTTTGAAATTGCTGATGATGACTTGGGTGGTGATGAAACATATTCCGATTCAGAAGCCTCTCGATCAGCCGGAGGGTCTCCAGAGAAAGATTGCAGGATTTGCCACTTGGGTTTAGAGAGCAATCGCCATGAATGTGGGGATCCAATGATTCTTGGATGTTCTTGTAAAGATGATTTGGGTTATGTTCATAAGCAATGTGCCGATACTTGGTTCAAGATCAAGGGTAATAA GACTTGCGAGATTTGTCGTTGCATAGCCCAAAACTTCTCTAAAGTTGCCAATGAGATTGATCAAACATTAACAACGGTTGAAACCAATGTGGATGACGTGGAGGCTGGTAACATATCAACCGTGGTGGCTACAAGTGATTCCGATGACCGGAGATTCTGGAGAGGAAATAGATTCCTTAATTTCCTTTTAACATGTATGGTATGTGCATTTGTAATCTCATGGTTCTTTCACTTTAACTTGCCTTCACAACAATGA
- the LOC104734201 gene encoding probable serine/threonine-protein kinase At5g41260, which yields MGCICFKSWCRSSSSPSITSTVIDDLENVRDDDDGGHYPLIFREFSFEQLRIATDGFSSGNIVSEHNDSVPNIVYKGKLGDGRRIAVKRFQRLSWPDPFEFINEAQAVGRLRSDHLANLIGCCYDDNERLLVAEYMPNGTLAKHLFHWEKRPMKWEMRLKVALHTARALEYCNDKEIDLYHDLNPYRVMFDKRGNPKLSCFGLMKNSHEGKNYSTNLAFAPPEYLRLGTLMPESVTFSFGTLLLDLMSGRHIPPNHALDLFRGKNYLVLMDSALDGQFSDEDRTELIHIASRCLKTEPEERPSIKFLKATLSRLQKRAKLWRSNVKRPISPPSNNLPEKTKPTTESSKLTPFGNACSRADLSTIHELLEKLGYEEDNAVGNEFSFQMWTGEMQENMDYKKHGDVAFRAKDFDTAIEFYTEFMSGAHTVSPTVLARRCLCYLMTEMFSEALSDAMQAQVASPEWPIPLYLQAACLFKLEMEAEAKEALRHGSALETY from the exons ATGGGATGCATTTGCTTCAAGTCTTGGTGccgatcatcatcttcaccgtCGATTACATCAACGGTCATAGATGATCTCGAAAACGTcagagacgacgacgacggaggACACTATCCTTTGATATTCCGTGAGTTCAGCTTCGAGCAGCTTAGAATCGCCACCGACGGTTTCTCCTCCGGAAACATCGTTTCAGAACACAACGATTCCGTACCAAACATCGTCTACAAGGGAAAACTCGGCGACGGTCGTCGGATCGCCGTCAAACGGTTTCAAAGACTTTCTTGGCCTGATCCTTTCGAATTCATC AATGAAGCACAAGCTGTTGGGAGATTAAGGAGTGACCATTTGGCGAATTTGATCGGTTGTTGTTATGATGATAACGAGAGATTGCTTGTTGCCGAGTACATGCCTAATGGAACATTAGCAAAACATCTTTTTCACT GGGAGAAAAGACCGATGAAATGGGAAATGAGGTTAAAAGTAGCGCTGCATACCGCAAGAGCCTTGGAGTATTGTAATGATAAAGAAATTGATTTATACCATGATCTTAATCCTTACAGGGTTATGTTTGATAAG AGAGGGAATCCTAAGCTTTCTTGCTTTGGTCTCATGAAGAATAGCCATGAAGGGAAAAATTATAGCACCAACTTAGCATTTGCTCCTCCTGAATATTTGCGCTTAG GTACTCTGATGCCGGAGAGCGTCACATTTAGCTTTGGAACCTTGTTATTGGATCTTATGAGCGGCAGACATATTCCTCCGAACCAT GCACTTGACTTGTTCCGAGGCAAAAACTATTTGGTGCTAATGGATTCAGCTCTGGATGGTCAGTTCTCAGATGAAGACAGAACAGAACTAATACACATAGCTTCCCGATGTTTGAAGACTGAACCTGAAGAGAGGCCAAGTATAAAGTTTCTTAAGGCGACTCTTTCTAGACTTCAGAAACGAGCCAAGTTATGGCGTAGTAATGTCAAAAGACCCATTTCT CCTCCATCAAACAATCTGCCTGAAAAGACCAAACCTACAACAGAGTCATCGAAGTTAACTCCTTTTGGAAATGCGTGTTCCAGAGCGGATCTAAGTACTATACACGAACTACTAGAGAAGCTCGGGTATGAAGAAGATAATGCGGTCGGAAACGAG TTTTCATTCCAAATGTGGACGGGCGAAATGCAAGAGAATATGGACTACAAGAAGCATGGAGATGTCGCATTCCGTGCCAAAGATTTTGATACCGCCATTGAATTCTACACAGAG TTCATGAGTGGAGCTCATACGGTGTCACCAACAGTATTAGCAAGAAGGTGTCTTTGTTACCTAATGACTGAAATGTTCAGCGAAGCTCTAAGTGATGCAATGCAAGCGCAAGTAGCTTCACCGGAATGGCCAATCCCTCTTTACTTACAAGCGGCTTGTCTCTTCAAACTCGAGATGGAAGCTGAAGCTAAAGAAGCACTTAGACATGGTTCTGCTCTTGAGACTTATTAG
- the LOC104734203 gene encoding uncharacterized protein LOC104734203 → MATRTELRDVLKQSLRASEMTDARLNKGGTLKEECQTSGTSSEIRVRTKVSSRNRGKECVNESLEHNDDELVKYMSKLPGYLQRIDRGEESVPQSNVLNVGVLDWERLETWKRGRAERSSGKSERHVSSSSIASTSGVVVPNESRRYKIDDLFPTFSNLGKVKVSRDLQHSLGPELASRDSLNKQDIAETCINKPSSRYHKGVEQRKSRRSHSNLESTSGLLSKMGNSVGSLAMNKKDTQKIPGERHAQERATETGRHCVDKRIIGDSKAGLTSERQEYSDIFLLRSRRQSRSTLSGEPQYLDDNMSRVANGFNSSLGLRSQTPRSCPLSIDLERYSEDVMLPLGTDHSGKKERFGGRRHSKTASRIFDQEIREVESRKERHHSPSKRFSFSFGRLSRSFSVKEDSAVQPLSSSEDTIKSCSMRFDGSVCQSQSSNSENQNTHCRSSRVSPLRRLLDPLRKPKGSENVLSAKARSSSSNSNPTKSDTSRTRALFQLTIRNGIPLFQFVVDDNNSKTRSILGGSMKSSSFKDDSVQYCTFYSVNEVKKKKSGSWLIHGHKEKHCGFVYNVIGQMRLSNSMSSDLTEQNFKNISPVIRESVLFYESEQVKGRKEVAAVVIKKKLVEENCTGLDETSVIIPGGVHTFPEKGAPSPLISRWRSGGVCDCGGWDVGCKLHVLSNKSPLHEFNQSFKLFDQEGNEQESGPALAMTELKTGIYSVEFGSFVSPLQAFFVCVTVITCAAEAKTTLKASSPLAPPLSPISRV, encoded by the exons ATGGCTACAAGAACTGAGCTTAGAGATGTTCTGAAACAGAGTCTAAGAGCGTCAGAGATGACGGATGCGAGGTTAAATAAAGGAGGAACGTTAAAGGAAGAGTGTCAAACAAGTGGCACAAGCAGCGAGATTCGTGTCAGAACGAAAGTTTCAAGCCGTAATCGTGGAAAGGAATGTGTCAATGAGAGTTTGGAACACAATGATGATGAGCTTGTTAAATATATGTCCAAGTTGCCAGGTTATCTCCAACGTATAGACAGAGGTGAAGAAAGCGTACCACAGAGTAATGTTTTGAATGTTGGAGTCTTGGATTGGGAACGTCTAGAGACATGGAAGCGTGGTCGAGCTGAAAGATCTAGTGGGAAAAGTGAGAGACATGTGTCTAGTAGTAGTATTGCTTCTACTTCAGGAGTAGTTGTTCCCAATGAATCTCGTAGGTACAAGATTGATGACCTGTTCCCCACTTTTTCAAATCTCGGTAAAGTTAAAGTGTCCCGGGATCTTCAACATTCTTTGGGACCTGAGTTGGCTTCTAGGGATTCATTAAATAAGCAGGATATAGCAGAAACTTGTATCAATAAGCCTTCTAGTAGATATCACAAAGGAGTGGAACAGAGGAAGAGCAGAAGATCGCATTCAAATCTGGAATCCACTTCAGGTTTGTTGTCAAAAATGGGAAACTCTGTGGGATCACTGGCCATGAATAAGAAGGATACTCAGAAGATACCAGGGGAGAGACATGCACAAGAAAGAGCTACAGAAACTGGAAGACATTGTGTTGACAAGAGGATCATTGGCGATTCGAAAGCTGGTCTTACTTCTGAAAGGCAGGAGTACAGCGACATTTTTCTCCTTCGTTCAAGAAGACAGTCCCGAAGCACTCTTTCCGGTGAGCCCCAGTATCTTGATGATAACATGAGTAGGGTAGCTAACGGTTTCAATAGCTCTTTAGGATTGAGATCTCAAACTCCACGTTCCTGTCCACTCTCTATCGACCTAGAGAGATATTCTGAAGATGTGATGTTGCCTCTTGGTACTGATCATTCAGGTAAAAAGGAACGGTTTGGTGGGAGAAGGCATTCAAAGACAGCTTCGAGGATATTTGATCAAGAAATACGTGAAGTTGAATCCAGAAAGGAGAGACACCATTCACCAAGCAAGCGGTTTAGTTTTAGCTTCGGTCGTCTCAGCAGAAGTTTCAGCGTGAAAGAAGATTCAGCTGTCCAACCATTGAGTTCTTCTGAAGATACCATCAAGTCTTGCTCTATGAGATTCGATGGTTCAGTCTGTCAATCTCAGTCAAGTAACTCGGAGAACCAGAACACTCACTGCAGATCATCTCGAGTTAGTCCTTTAAGACGGCTTCTTGACCCTTTACGGAAACCCAAAGGCTCTGAGAATGTTCTTTCAGCGAAAGCAAGATCAAGTTCTTCCAATTCAAACCCAACCAAGAGCGACACATCGAGAACCAGAGCTCTTTTTCAGCTAACGATCAGAAACGGCATACCTCTGTTTCAGTTTGTGGTCGATGATAACAACAGCAAAACCAGGAGCATTCTTGGGGGTTCAATGAAAAGCTCATCGTTCAAAGATGATTCTGTTCAGTACTGCACATTCTACTCGGTTAATgaagtcaagaagaagaaaagcggAAGCTGGCTAATCCATGGACACAAAGAGAAACACTGCGGGTTTGTCTACAATGTAATCGGTCAAATGCGGTTGAGCAACTCCATGAGCTCAGATTTAACCGAGCAGAACTTCAAAAACATATCTCCTGTTATTAGGGAATCAGTTCTGTTTTATGAGTCAGAGCAAGTAAAAGGGAGAAAAGAGGTTGCAGCTGTGGTGATAAAAAAGAAGCTGGTCGAAGAAAATTGTACTGGCCTCGATGAAACGAGTGTGATCATTCCAGGTGGCGTTCACACTTTCCCGGAGAAAGGAGCACCATCACCGTTGATTAGCCGGTGGAGATCTGGAGGGGTATGCGACTGCGGTGGCTGGGATGTTGGATGTAAACTCCATGTTCTCTCTAACAAATCACCCCTCCATGAGTTCAACCAAAGCTTCAAACTGTTCGATCag GAAGGAAACGAACAAGAGTCAGGTCCGGCTTTGGCGATGACGGAGCTGAAGACAGGGATCTACAGTGTGGAGTTTGGTTCGTTTGTATCACCGTTGCAAGCTTTTTTTGTGTGCGTCACGGTCATAACATGTGCTGCCGAGGCAAAAACCACCCTGAAAGCTTCATCTCCTTTGGCTCCGCCTCTATCTCCTATTAGTAGAGTCTAA
- the LOC104734204 gene encoding rop guanine nucleotide exchange factor 7-like, which yields MGGSSEELKIDVMPEVEEEKARESSCCSSSETTRHEEEEQRSPSCTTEDFTASPVSSRWSVKNIDDGEKKIRSDCAKHSRVSEIEMMKERFSKLLLGEDMSGSGNGVCTALAISNAITNLCATLFGQLWRLEPLPTEKKDMWRREMEWLLCVSDHIVEMTPTWQTFPDGTKLEIMTCRPRSDLYVNLPALRKLDNMLLEILDSFEETEFWYVDQGIMSHESAATDGSSSFRKSFQRQEDKWWLPVPRLSPGGLQENSRKQLQHKRDCTNQILKAAMAINSITLADMEIPDSYLESLPRKGRSCLGDLIYRYISSDQFSPECLLDCLDLSSEHQAIEIANRVESSIYLWHKRTNSKPATNSRTSWGMVKELMVDAEKLELMADRAESLLISLKRRFLGLPQTALDMSKIQYNKDIGKSILESYSRVLESLAFNIVARIDDLLFVDDLTRNSTEQIPTTLGNDGNDALKTIAVPVSNYTTPSYSPSKQDLRSSMTVPPSPSRFKIPHSSSVKRVLTAYVTKNEPSRLKDLPVERLSHSSSGERLSLEKCMKESLNVSNLDPGI from the exons ATGGGGGGTTCGTCGGAAGAATTGAAAATCGACGTTATGCCagaagtggaagaagagaaagctagAGAAAGCAGTTGCTGCAGCAGCTCTGAAACAACCAGACATGAGGAGGAAGAACAAAGAAGCCCTAGTTGTACTACGGAGGATTTCACGGCTTCTCCTGTCTCTTCTCGTTGGTCTGTTAAGAATATCGACGACGGAGAGAAGAAGATTCGTTCCGATTGTGCCAAGCATTCCAGAGTTTCAG AGATTGAGATGATGAAGGAAAGATTTTCCAAGCTGCTACTCGGAGAAGATATGTCAGGTTCTGGGAATGGTGTCTGCACAGCGTTAGCCATTTCAAACGCAATCACTAATCTTTGTG ctaCTTTGTTCGGACAACTATGGAGGTTAGAACCACTGCCtacagagaagaaagatatGTGGAGAAGAGAAATGGAATGGCTTCTCTGTGTGAGTGATCACATTGTAGAGATGACTCCAACTTGGCAAACATTTCCTGATGGAACCAAACTTGAG ATAATGACTTGCAGACCAAGATCAGATCTTTATGTTAATCTTCCAGCTCTCAGGAAACTAGATAACATGCTACTC GAGATATTAGATAGTTTTGAGGAGACAGAGTTTTGGTATGTTGACCAAGGAATCATGTCACACGAATCAGCAGCAACGGACGGATCATCTTCTTTTCGAAAATCTTTTCAGAGACAAGAAGACAAATGGTGGCTTCCCGTTCCACGGCTTTCACCAGGAGGTTTACaagaaaactcaagaaaacaGCTGCAGCATAAACGCGACTGCACTAATCAGATACTAAAAGCTGCTATGGCCATCAACAGTATCACACTCGCTGACATGGAAATCCCTGACTCATACCTTGAATCTCTTCCAcgg AAAGGAAGATCCTGCCTCGGTGATTTAATCTACAGATACATTTCGTCTGATCAATTTTCACCTGAATGTCTTCTTGATTGCCTTGACTTGTCCTCTGAACATCAAGCCATAGAGATAGCTAACCGAGTCGAGTCATCAATCTATCTATGGCACAAAAGAACTAATTCCAAACCAGCTACTAATTCTAGAACTTCGTGGGGAATGGTGAAAGAACTAATGGTTGATGCAGAGAAGCTAGAGTTAATGGCGGATCGAGCTGAaagtttattgatttctttaaaACGACGGTTCCTAGGTCTTCCTCAAACCGCTCTAGACATGAGCAAAATCCAATACAACAAG gaCATCGGGAAGTCAATTCTGGAAAGCTACTCGAGAGTTCTAGAGAGTTTAGCGTTCAACATTGTCGCTCGTATAGATGATTTGCTCTTTGTTGATGATCTTACAAGAAATTCAACGGAACAGATTCCGACAACATTAGGCAACGACGGTAATGACGCGCTCAAGACCATTGCAGTGCCTGTTTCGAACTACACAACTCCGAGCTATTCGCCTTCAAAACAGGATCTCCGATCATCAATGACAGTTCCGCCATCTCCTTCACGGTTCAAGATTCCTCACAGTAGCAGTGTTAAAAGGGTTTTGACAGCCTATGTTACCAAGAACGAACCTAGTAGATTAAAGGATCTTCCAGTAGAAAGATTGAGCCATTCTTCGTCGGGTGAGAGATTGTCTCTAGAGAAGTGCATGAAGGAGTCACTGAATGTGTCCAACCTTGATCCTGGGATTTGA
- the LOC104734205 gene encoding uncharacterized protein LOC104734205 translates to MEGRKKKALPSSSSSSSSLTSELFGSRDNPSSPSPSSGVFGSIFAPPSTVLGRESMRQETVTGGWNDKTSKTGDVDRNREHQENLGSAYQQDQRVQPCHLSSSIYYGGPDVYFQSQSNSTINSTNKKDGGEDDSGSASRGNWWQGSLYY, encoded by the exons AtggaaggaagaaagaagaaggctttaccttcctcctcctcctcttcttcttcgttaacCTCTGAGCTTTTTGGTTCTAGAGAtaacccttcttctccttctccttcttctggtGTTTTCGGATCCATCTTTGCTCCTCCTTCTACG GTTCTGGGCAGAGAATCTATGCGACAAGAGACTGTGACTGGTGGCTGGAACGACAAAACCTCTAAGACtg gTGATGTTGATAGAAACAGGGAACATCAGGAGAATCTTGGTTCAGCTTATCAGCAGGATCAGAGAGTACAACCTTGTCATCTGAGTTCTTCCATCTATTACGGTGGCCCTGATGTTTATTTCCAGTCTCAAAGTAATTCCACCATCAACTCCACG aacaagaaagatggaGGGGAAGATGATTCTGGGAGTGCATCAAGAGGAAATTGGTGGCAAG gaTCTCTGTATTATTAA
- the LOC104734206 gene encoding BEL1-like homeodomain protein 9, which translates to MADAYEPYHVLQQSRRDKLRIPSLDSHFHFHPPPPPPSSTSGGGGGVFPLADSDFLAAGGFHPNNNHNNNISNPSYSNFMGFLGGPSSSSSTAVAVAGDHSFNAGLSSGDVLVFKPEPLSLSLSSHPRLAYDLLVPGVVNSGFCRSAAEANAAAVTVASRSSGPLGPFTGYASILKGSRFLKPAQMLLDEFCNVGRGIYTDKVIDDDDSSLLFDPTVENLCGVSDGGGGDNGKKKSKLISMLDEVYKRYKQYYEQLQAVMGSFECVAGLGHAAPYATLALKALSKHFKCLKNAITDQLQFSHNNKIQQQCGHPMNSENKTDSLRFGGSDSSRGFCSAGQRHGLPDHHAPVWRPHRGLPERAVTVLRAWLFDHFLHPYPTDTDKLMLAKQTGLSRNQVSNWFINARVRVWKPMVEEIHMLETRQSQRSSSSSWRDERSSNTVFPDNSNNNNNPSSSAAHQRANNSSPARRARNDDVHGTTNNSYVNTGSGGGFSYGIGSSNVPVMSNSTNGGVSLTLGLHHQIGLPEPFPMTTAQRFGLDGGSGDGGGGGGYEGQNRQFGRDFIGGSNHQFLHDFVG; encoded by the exons ATGGCTGATGCATACGAGCCTTATCATGTTCTTCAACAAAGCCGTCGAGACAAGCTTCGTATTCCTTCTCTTGATTCTCACTTCCACTTtcaccctcctcctcctccaccttcttcaACCAGCGGCGGCGGAGGCGGCGTGTTTCCCCTCGCCGATTCCGATTTCCTAGCAGCCGGTGGCTTTCACcccaacaacaaccacaacaacaacatatcCAACCCTAGCTACAGTAATTTCATGGGATTTCTCGGTGgcccttcttcctcttcatcaacCGCAGTCGCTGTCGCCGGAGATCATTCTTTTAACGCCGGTCTTTCTTCCGGAGACGTTCTTGTCTTCAAACCCGAGCCTTTGTCTCTATCTTTGTCGTCTCACCCTAGACTTGCTTACGATCTACTCGTTCCCGGCGTTGTTAACTCTGGATTCTGTAGATCTGCCGCTGAAGCCAACGCCGCCGCTGTCACCGTTGCGTCCAGAAGCTCTGGCCCTCTTGGGCCTTTCACGGGATACGCATCGATTCTTAAAGGATCAAGGTTCTTGAAACCAGCACAGATGCTTCTTGATGAGTTTTGTAATGTGGGTCGTGGGATTTACACCGACAAAGTCATCGACGACGATGATTCTTCTCTGCTTTTTGATCCGACGGTTGAGAATCTCTGCGGCGTTTCTGATGGCGGCGGAGGAGataatggaaagaaaaaatctaaactCATCTCCATGCTCGacgag GTTTACAAGAGGTATAAGCAATACTATGAGCAGCTACAAGCTGTGATGGGATCATTCGAATGCGTTGCAGGTCTTGGTCACGCTGCTCCGTACGCAACCTTAGCCTTAAAAGCATTGTCTAAGCATTTCAAGTGTTTGAAGAATGCTATAACGGACCAGCTTCAGTTCAGCCACAATAACAAGATACAACAACAATGTGGTCATCCGATGAACTCCGAGAATAAGACTGATTCTTTGAGATTTGGAGGAAGTGATAGTTCTAGAGGCTTTTGTTCTGCTGGTCAAAGACACGGACTTCCTGATCATCATGCTCCTGTATGGAGACCGCACCGTGGCCTACCCGAACGTGCCGTAACTGTTCTAAGGGCTTGGCTTTTCGATCATTTCTTGCATCC TTATCCAACTGATACAGACAAACTCATGCTGGCTAAGCAGACAGGTCTCTCCAGAAATCAG GTATCGAATTGGTTCATAAACGCACGAGTTAGGGTTTGGAAACCGATGGTGGAAGAGATTCACATGCTGGAGACTCGACAATCTCAgagatcttcttcctcttcttggagAGATGAACGCAGCAGCAACACCGTCTTCCCtgacaacagcaacaacaataacaacccTTCTTCCTCCGCAGCACACCAAAGAGCTAACAACTCATCTCCGGCTAGACGGGCTCGAAACGACGACGTTCACGGCACCACCAACAACAGCTATGTAAACACTGGGAGCGGTGGCGGCTTCTCGTACGGGATTGGGTCTTCGAATGTCCCGGTGATGAGTAACAGCACAAACGGAGGAGTGTCGTTGACGTTAGGGCTTCATCATCAGATTGGTTTGCCGGAGCCGTTTCCGATGACAACTGCTCAGAGGTTCGGGCTTGATGGTGGTAGTGGAGACGGTGGTGGCGGAGGTGGGTATGAAGGGCAAAATCGTCAGTTTGGGAGAGATTTTATTGGTGGTAGTAATCATCAGTTTCTACATGATTTTGTAGGATGA